The genomic region CACGAAGAGTTTCGCAGTCCGAATGTTTATCGTGCAGCTTCAGGCGCGCCCGGCCATCTGTATTGGCAGCAGCGCGCGGATTACGATATGCAAATCGAGCTGGACGACGAAACGCAACGTCTTTATGGCGCGGAGACCATCACCTATCACAACAACTCACCGGATGTGCTGACGTACCTCTGGCTGCAGCTCGATCAGAACCGCCGCGCGCGCGACTCCGACACCTACAAGACGCAAACCAACAGCATTTCCGATAAAATGAGTTTTCAGTCGCTGATGCAATTGCACAACGACTTCGACGGCGGTTTTAAAATCGACTATGTGAAGGACGCTGCCGGCCGTGACCTGCCCTTCACCATCAACAAAACCATGATGCGCGTTGATTTGCCGCAACCGCTTGGCCCGCAAGGCCGTTTTGTCTTGAAGATCAAATGGTGGTACAATATCAATGATCGCATGAAAATCGGCGGCCGCTCGGGCTTCGAATATTTTCCAGAGGATAAAAACTATCTCTACGCCATCGCGCAGTTTTATCCGCGCCTGGCGGTTTACAGCGACAACCAGGGCTGGCAGCATAAACAATTTCTCGGCAGCGGCGAGTTCACCCTGTGCTTCGGCGATTACAAAGTGAGTCTCACCGTGCCCGCGGATCACATTCTTGCTGCCACTGGCGTGCTGCAAAACAGTGCCGAGGTGTTGACTGCCGAACAGCGCAGCCGCTGGCAAAAAGCGCAAAGCGCGAACGCACCGGTGATGATCGTGACCGAGGCCGAGGCGCGCGAGGCCGAAAAGTCGCGCGCTGCCAGCAAAAAAACGTGGCGCTTTCACGCCGAAAACGTGCGCGACTTTGCCTTCGCCACTTCGCGCAAATTCATTTGGGACGCCATGCCGGTAAAGTTCGGCAACCGCACGGTGATGGCGATGTCGTTTTATCCCAAAGAAGGCAATCCGCTGTGGGAACAGTATTCCACCAAAGTGGTGGCGCACACGCTGCGGGTTTATTCGAAGCACACGTTCGACTATCCCTATCCTGTCGCGATTTCCGTGCACACCGACCGCATCGGCATGGAATATCCCATGATTTGCTTCAACGGCGGCCGGCCCGAGCCGGACGGCACTTACACCGAGCGCACAAAATACGGCATGATCGGCGTGATCATTCACGAAGTCGGGCACAATTATTTCCCCATGATCGTGAATTCCGATGAGCGGCAATGGACGTGGATGGATGAGGGGTTGAACACGTTTCTGCAATTCTTAACCGAGCAGGAATGGGATCGCGATTATCCTTCGCGGCGCGGCCCGGCTTACAAGATCGTCGATTACATGAAAGGCGACAAGCAAGGCCAAACGCCGATTATGGCGAATTCGGAATCGCTGCTGCAATTCGGCAATAATGCTTATGCCAAGCCCGCCACCGCACTCAACATTTTGCGCGAAACGATCATGGGACGTGAGCTGTTCGATTTCGCGTTCAAAACGTATGCGCAGCGCTGGATGTTCAAGCAGCCGGAGCCGGAGGATTTGTTCCGCACGATGGAAGATGCTTCAGGCGTGGATCTCGATTGGTTCTGGCGCGGCTGGTTTTACACCGTTGATCACGTGGATGTCGCGCTGGAGGCGGTGAAATGGTATCGCATCGACACGCAGGATCCGGAGATCGAGAAGGCGATCACCAAAGCCGGCGAGCAGAATCAACCGAAATTCATCGGCGATATTCGCAATCAAACCGCGATTCCGGCGGCGATGGTCGAGCGCGACCCGGCAACGCAGGATTTCTACAACAAATATGATCCGTTTGCCGTGTCGATTCTCGACAAAAAAGAGTATGAACGCTATCTGGCAACGCTGGATGAGGAAGAAAAAAAACTGCTGCGCTTGGGCTACAACTATTACGAGTTGAGCTTCTCGAATCTCGGCGGCTTGGTGACGCCGCTGATTTTGGAATTCACCTACAAAGACGGCTCGCAAGACGTGCATCACATTCCCGCCGAAATTTGGCGCTACAACGACAAGCAGATCAGCAAAGTGTTCGCGACGCAAAAAGAAGTGGCGAGCGTCACGCTCGACCCCTTTCTTGAAATGGCGGACACCGACATGAGCAACAACCACTGGCCGCCGCAAGCGCAGCCCACGCGCTTCCAGCTTTTTAAAGAACGCGAGCGGGAACGGGAAAATCCGATGCAACGCCAGAGGCGCATCGAGAAGATGACCAACGGCGAGACCACGCAAGAGCAGCCGGGAAATGGCGGCAAGCCGGCAGGATCGAATTGAGACAGGAATATGAGTGTATTGCTTGAATAACCAAATTTTTGTGGAATGGAAATGCCCGCGAATGGAGACCCTGTTCGCGGGCGTTTTAATTCTATGTTGTTTTGCGCCTAATCTCATCAATCAACTCATAAACCACCGGAATCACCACCAGCGTGAGCAATGTTGACGTGACCAAACCACCGATCACAGCAATGGCCATGGGCGCGCGCAAACGCGCGCCTTCGCCCAGGCCGATAGTGAGCGGTAACAGCCCGAGAATCGTGGTTGCGGTGGTCATGAGAATGGGGCGCAAGCGATCGCGCCCGCCTTGCAGAACCGCTGCGCGCCGCGACATGCCGGCTGCGCGCAGACGATTGATGTAATCGAGCAGCACGATGGCATTGTTCACGGCAATGCCGACGAGCAAAACCACGCCAATATAAGCCATAACGCTGAGCGGCTCGCCCACCAACAAAAACGCAAACACCACGCCCACCCCGGCAAACGGCAGCGTCAACAAAATCGTGAACGGGTGCAGCAGATTCTCGAACAACGCCGCCATTACCATGTAGACCAGAATGATCGAGAGCCAAAGCGCGAACTTCATTTGATCGAAGGATTCCTCGCGTGAGGCTTCTTCTCCGGCAAAGCGCAGTTCGTAATCCGGCGGCAGAGGAATTTCGGCAAGGGTGTTGTTCACCGCGGCGATGGCGCGGCTCAAGGTTGTGCCCTCGCCCAATTCCGCCGTGACATAGGCAATGCGCGATTGATTGTGCCGTTGAATCTCGCTCGGCCCTTCGTCGGGCGTGAGTTCGGCGATATCGCGCAAGCGCAGAACCGCGCCGTTGGGCGCGCGAATCGGCATATCCGCCAGCTCGGTTAGCGTCGCGGCGGCAAAGGTCACGCGAATATTGCGATCCTGTCCCGCGCTGTAGAAATCCGAAACCACCTCGCCGGCAAGCCGCTCGCGCACACGCTGGCCGATTTGTTGAACATCCAAACCAAAACTGGCAGCCAGCAGGCGATCGATACGCAAGTTAATTTCAGGCCGGCCGCGCTGAAAACTCGTTTCGATCGTGTGCAAACCCGGCAAGGTTTGCAACGCCTCACTCACGCGCACGCAAATTTCCTGCAATGCTTGCAGTTCCGGACCGCGTACTTCGACCATCACCGGCTTGCCGCCGCTGCCAATGGTTTGCTGCAAGCTGGTCTCGCGAATGCGGAAGGTGGTATTGATGCCGGGCAGATTCATGTGCGGCCGCAATGCGGCAATGGCGCTCTCCGGCGTCAAAGCGTTTTTGCCCTCGACCAAATTGATCGTGACCCCGGCAAGATGCTCGCCGCCTTGCATTTCTTGCGTGAACAGGCTCTGTGACGATCTCACATTGATCGTGGCAAACTGCGCGGTGATCTTGTCGCCTAAAACCTGTTGAATGCGATCCTCGACGCCGGCGAGCACCGCCGCGGTTTTTTCCATGGGCGTACCGGGCGGCAAATCGAGATCGATCTGCACTTGATTTTCATTGCTGTGCGGAATGAACTCCGCACCCACCACGGGCAAAAGCAGCGCCGCGATGGCCATGAGCAGAAGCGCAGCGGCCACCACAAAAGCGCGATGCTGCAACGCCCATTGCAGCGTCTTTTCATAAATCGGAATGCGCAAGCGCCGGCGTTGAAAAGCTGCGGTGTCTTTCGCCAGCGTTTTGACCGCCAGCACCGGCACCAGCGTAAACGCAACCAGCAGCGAGGCGAGTAGCGCATACGTCACCACCCAGGCTTGATCGCGAAACAGCTCGGCGGCAATGCCTTCGACATAAACCACCGGCAGAAAAACCACAATCGTCGTGAGCGTGACTGCAAAGATCGCGGCGCCCACTTCGCTGGCGCCGGCGACTGCCGCGGTTTCGGCAGATTCGCCAAGTTGGCGGCGGCGGAAGATATTCTCGATCACGACAATAGCATTATCAACCAGCATGCCCGCGCCCAGCGCCAGCCCGCCCAGCGTCATAATGTTGAGCGTGAGCTGCTGCAAATACATCAGCGTGAACGTGGCGAGAATTGAAATCGGTATGGCAAGACTGACGATGAGAGTCACGCCCAGGCTGCGCAAAAAGGCATAGAGCACCAGCACAGCGAGCAGCGCGCCGATCATCGCCGTGCTTTTCACTTCGCCGATCGCGTTATCAATAAACGAGGCTTGGCTGTTGATGAGGGTGAATTCCAAACCGGACAAGTCAGCCTGCAAGCGGCTGATGGTTTCCGCGACCTGTTGGGCCACACGCACGGTGTTGTCTTCGGCTTCTTTATAAATATAAAAACCGATGCTTTCCCGCCCATTCAAACGGACCATGTCGGTACGCTCTTCCGGAGCGTAGCTCACCCGCGCAACCTCGGATAGATAAATCGGCACTCTGTCCGGCGAGAATTGCGCGCCGGTTTGCTGGACGCCCAGAGCCGCGCTATCCGCGCTGGCGCCGTTGGCAGCGGCTTTATACCCGACTACGGTTTCGGCGACATCTTCCACGCTGGTATAATTGCCGATGCCTTTGATGAGATAGGCTTTGTCCTGCTGCACCAATCTGCCGCCGGAGGCATTGGCATTGGCCTGGCGAATTTTGGCGGTAATCTCGGCGGGCGTCAGGTTAAAGGCTTCCAGCAGATATTCGTCGAGTTCGACGCGCACTTCGCGCACGAGGCCGCCATAAACCTGCACGCGCGCCACGCCGTCCAACCGTTCCAAACCACGCTTGATGACATTCTCGGCGATGCGGCGCAGCTCGTCGAGATCGCGGTCGCCGCTGCTCTGCACGGCATAAATCATGATCGGTTCTTCTTGCGGATCGTAGCGCGCAATGGTCACGCGATTGACTTCCGGATCGGATTCATAGCTCGCGACTTTCTTCTGCACGTCCAGCAGCGCGAAATCCATGTCCGTGCCCCAACTAAACGTTGCGGTGGCCAGCACGCGGCCGAGGCTGCACCTGGCGCTCACGTCCACAACCTTGCTCACCGTGCCCAGTTCACCCTCGAGCCGGCGCGCAAAGCGTTGTTCCATTTCCTGCGGCGAGCGTTCGCCGGATTGCAGCTCAACGACGATGCGCGGGTTGTAAATCGCCGGCAGCA from Cytophagia bacterium CHB2 harbors:
- a CDS encoding efflux RND transporter permease subunit, with the protein product MNLPQFSIRYPVTIAMMMLGIAILGVISFDRLGTDLLPAIYNPRIVVELQSGERSPQEMEQRFARRLEGELGTVSKVVDVSARCSLGRVLATATFSWGTDMDFALLDVQKKVASYESDPEVNRVTIARYDPQEEPIMIYAVQSSGDRDLDELRRIAENVIKRGLERLDGVARVQVYGGLVREVRVELDEYLLEAFNLTPAEITAKIRQANANASGGRLVQQDKAYLIKGIGNYTSVEDVAETVVGYKAAANGASADSAALGVQQTGAQFSPDRVPIYLSEVARVSYAPEERTDMVRLNGRESIGFYIYKEAEDNTVRVAQQVAETISRLQADLSGLEFTLINSQASFIDNAIGEVKSTAMIGALLAVLVLYAFLRSLGVTLIVSLAIPISILATFTLMYLQQLTLNIMTLGGLALGAGMLVDNAIVVIENIFRRRQLGESAETAAVAGASEVGAAIFAVTLTTIVVFLPVVYVEGIAAELFRDQAWVVTYALLASLLVAFTLVPVLAVKTLAKDTAAFQRRRLRIPIYEKTLQWALQHRAFVVAAALLLMAIAALLLPVVGAEFIPHSNENQVQIDLDLPPGTPMEKTAAVLAGVEDRIQQVLGDKITAQFATINVRSSQSLFTQEMQGGEHLAGVTINLVEGKNALTPESAIAALRPHMNLPGINTTFRIRETSLQQTIGSGGKPVMVEVRGPELQALQEICVRVSEALQTLPGLHTIETSFQRGRPEINLRIDRLLAASFGLDVQQIGQRVRERLAGEVVSDFYSAGQDRNIRVTFAAATLTELADMPIRAPNGAVLRLRDIAELTPDEGPSEIQRHNQSRIAYVTAELGEGTTLSRAIAAVNNTLAEIPLPPDYELRFAGEEASREESFDQMKFALWLSIILVYMVMAALFENLLHPFTILLTLPFAGVGVVFAFLLVGEPLSVMAYIGVVLLVGIAVNNAIVLLDYINRLRAAGMSRRAAVLQGGRDRLRPILMTTATTILGLLPLTIGLGEGARLRAPMAIAVIGGLVTSTLLTLVVIPVVYELIDEIRRKTT